In Marmota flaviventris isolate mMarFla1 chromosome 17, mMarFla1.hap1, whole genome shotgun sequence, a single genomic region encodes these proteins:
- the LOC114102000 gene encoding signal transducer and activator of transcription 5B, whose protein sequence is MAVWIQAQQLQGDALHQMQALYGQHFPIEVRHYLSQWIESQAWDSIDLDNPQENIKATQLLEGLVQELQKKAEHQVGEDGFLLKIKLGHYATQLQNTYDRCPMELVRCIRHILYNEQRLVREANNGSSPAGSLADAMSQKHLQINQTFEELRLVTQDTENELKKLQQTQEYFIIQYQESLRLQAQFAQLAQLNPQERLSRETALQQKQVSLEAWLQREAQTLQQYRVELAEKHQKTLQLLRKQQTIILDDELIQWKRRQQLAGNGGPPEGSLDVLQSWCEKLAEIIWQNRQQIRRAEHLCQQLPIPGPVEEMLAEVNATITDIISALVTSTFIIEKQPPQVLKTQTKFAATVRLLVGGKLNVHMNPPQVKATIISEQQAKSLLKNENTRNDYSGEILNNCCVMEYHQATGTLSAHFRNMSLKRIKRSDRRGAESVTEEKFTILFESQFSVGGNELVFQVKTLSLPVVVIVHGSQDNNATATVLWDNAFAEPGRVPFAVPDKVLWPQLCEALNMKFKAEVQSNRGLTKENLVFLAQKLFNSSSAHLEDYNSMSVSWSQFNRENLPGRNYTFWQWFDGVMEVLKKHLKPHWNDGAILGFVNKQQAHDLLINKPDGTFLLRFSDSEIGGITIAWKFDSQERMFWNLMPFTTRDFSIRSLADRLGDLNYLIYVFPDRPKDEVYSKYYTPVPCEPATAKAVDGYVKPQIKQVVPEFVNANTDAGASTTYMDQAPSPSVCPQAHYNMYPQNPDAVLDTDGDFDLEDTMDVARRVEELLGRPMDSQWIPHAQS, encoded by the exons ATGGCTGTGTGGATACAAGCTCAGCAGCTCCAAGGAGACGCCCTTCATCAGATGCAAGCCTTATATGGCCAGCATTTCCCCATTGAGGTGCGGCATTATTTATCCCAGTGGATTGAAAGCCAAGCTTG ggacTCAATAGATCTTGATAATCCACAGGAGAATATTAAGGCCACCCAGCTCCTGGAGGGCCTGGTGCAGGAGCTGCAGAAGAAGGCGGAGCACCAGGTGGGGGAAGATGGGTTTTTGCTGAAGATCAAGCTGGGGCACTATGCCACGCAGCTCCAG AACACATATGACCGCTGCCCCATGGAGCTGGTCCGCTGTATCCGGCACATTCTGTACAATGAACAGAGGCTGGTCCGAGAAGCCAACAAT GGCAGCTCTCCAGCTGGGAGTCTTGCGGATGCCATGTCCCAGAAGCACCTTCAGATCAACCAGACCTTTGAGGAGCTGCGACTGGTCACACAGGACACAGAGAATGAGCTGAAGAAGCTGCAGCAGACCCAAGAATACTTCATCATCCAGTACCAGGAGAGCCTGAGGCTCCAAG CTCAGTTTGCCCAGCTGGCCCAGCTGAACCCCCAGGAGCGCCTGAGCCGGGAGACGGCCCTCCAGCAGAAGCAGGTGTCCCTGGAGGCCTGGCTGCAGCGGGAGGCACAGACACTGCAGCAGTACCGCGTG GAGCTGGCCGAGAAGCACCAGAAGACCCTGCAGCTGCTGCGGAAGCAACAGACCATCATCCTGGATGACGAGCTGATCCAGTGGAAGCGGCGGCAGCAGCTGGCCGGGAACGGAGGGCCCCCCGAGGGCAGCCTGGACGTGCTGCAATCCTG GTGTGAGAAATTGGCCGAGATCATCTGGCAGAACCGGCAGCAGATCCGCAGAGCCGAGCACCTCTGCCAACAGCTGCCCATCCCTGGCCCAGTGGAGGAGATGCTGGCCGAAGTCAACGCCACCATCACAGACATCATCTCTGCCCTGGTCACCAG CACATTCATCATTGAGAAGCAGCCCCCTCAGGTCTTGAAGACACAGACCAAGTTTGCAGCCACGGTGCGCCTGCTGGTGGGCGGGAAGCTGAATGTGCACATGAACCCCCCCCAGGTGAAGGCGACCATCATCAGCGAGCAGCAGGCCAAGTCCCTGCTCAAGAATGAGAACACCCGCAA TGATTACAGTGGTGAGATCTTGAACAACTGCTGTGTCATGGAGTATCACCAGGCCACGGGCACCCTCAGCGCCCACTTCAGAAACATG TCCCTGAAACGAATTAAGAGGTCTGATCGCCGTGGAGCAGAGTCCGTGACAGAAGAAAAATTCACAATCCTGTTTGAATCACAGTTTAGTGTTGGTGGAAATGAGCTGGTTTTTCAAGTTAAG ACCCTGTCACTCCCGGTGGTGGTGATTGTGCATGGCAGCCAGGACAACAACGCGACAGCTACTGTCCTCTGGGACAATGCTTTTGCAGAGCCT GGCAGGGTGCCATTTGCCGTGCCTGACAAAGTGCTGTGGCCACAGCTGTGTGAAGCTCTCAACATGAAATTCAAGGCCGAAGTACAGAGCAACCGAGGCCTGACCAAGGAGAACCTCGTGTTCCTGGCGCAGAAACTGTTCAACAGCAGCAGCGCCCACCTCGAGGACTACAACAGCATGTCTGTGTCCTGGTCCCAGTTCAACAGG GAGAATTTGCCAGGACGGAATTATACTTTTTGGCAATGGTTTGACGGTGTGATGGAAGTGTTAAAAAAACATCTCAAGCCTCATTGGAATGATGG GGCCATTTTGGGTTTTGTGAACAAGCAACAGGCCCATGACCTACTCATTAACAAGCCTGATGGAACCTTCCTACTGAGATTCAGCGACTCAGAAATTGGCGGCATCACCATTGCTTGGAAGTTTGATTCTC AGGAAAGAATGTTTTGGAATCTGATGCCTTTTACCACCAGAGACTTCTCCATCCGGTCTCTGGCCGACCGTCTAGGGGACTTGAATTACCTTATATACGTGTTTCCTGATCGGCCAAAAGATGAAGTGTACTCCAAATATTACACACCAGTTCCATGCGAGCCTGCCACTG CTAAAGCAGTCGATGGATATGTGAAGCCACAGATCAAGCAAGTCGTCCCTGA GTTTGTGAACGCAAATACAGACGCTGGGGCCAGCACCACATACATGGACCAGGCCCCCTCCCCATCTGTGTGTCCCCAGGCTCACTACAATATGTACCCACAGAA TCCTGATGCCGTCCTTGATACCGATGGGGACTTCGACCTGGAAGACACAATGGATGTGGCCCGGCGTGTGGAAGAACTCCTAGGCCGGCCCATGGACAGTCAGTGGATCCCTCACGCACAGTCGTGA